From the Vulpes lagopus strain Blue_001 chromosome 15, ASM1834538v1, whole genome shotgun sequence genome, one window contains:
- the PAAF1 gene encoding proteasomal ATPase-associated factor 1 isoform X3: protein MKIWQASNGELRRVLEGHVFDVNCCRFFPSGLVVLSGGMDAQLKIWSAEDASCVVTFKGHKGGILDTAIVDRGRNVVSGSRDGTARLWDCGRSACLGVIADCGSSINGVAVGAADNSINLGSPEQTPSEREIGTESKMLLLAREDKKLQCLGLQSRQPVFLFVGSDAFNCCTFLSGFLLLAGTQDGNIYQLDVRSPRTPVQVIHRSGAPVLSLLSFRDGFVASQGDGSCFIVQQDLDYLIELTGADSDPVYKVAIWEKQIYTCCRDGLVRRYQLSDL, encoded by the exons ATGAAGATCTGGCAGGCTTCCAATGGCGAGCTCAGA agaGTTTTGGAAGGACATGTGTTTGATGTGAATTGTTGCAGGTTTTTCCCATCAGGCCTTGTGGTTCTGAGTGGGGGAATGGATGCCCAGCTGAAGATCTGGTCAGCTGAAGATGCTAGCTGTGTGGTGACCTTCAAAGGTCACAAAGGAG GTATTCTGGATACAGCCATTGTTGATCGAGGGAGGAATGTGGTGTCTGGTTCTCGAGATGGGACAGCACGACTTTGGGATTGTGGACGCTCAGCCTGCCTGGGTGTCATTGCAGACTGTGGTTCTTCCATCAATGGAGTGGCTGTGGGTGCTGCTGACAACTCCATAAACCTTGGCTCCCCTGAGCAGACGCCTA GTGAACGGGAGATTGGAACAGAGTCAAAAATGCTGCTGTTGGCACGGGAAGATAAGAAACTTCAGTGCTTGGGACTGCAGAGCAGGCAGCCG GTGTTCCTCTTTGTTGGCTCAGATGCCTTCAACTGCTGcacttttctctctggcttcttgCTATTGGCTGGGACACAGGATGGAAACATTTATCAGCTGGATGTGAGGAGTCCAAG GACTCCAGTACAAGTCATCCACAGATCAGGAGCACCAGTTCTGTCCCTGCTGAGTTTCAGAGATGGATTCGTTGCTAGCCAAG GTGATGGAAGCTGCTTCATTGTCCAGCAAGACCTAGACTATCTCATTGAGCTCACTGGGGCTGACTCTGATCCTGTGTACAAG GTAGCCATATGGGAGAAGCAGATCTACACATGCTGTCGGGATGGTCTCGTGCGACGCTATCAGCTCTCTGACCTCTGA